ATGTGTTTCTCAGTGTGTCTATGTGTTTCTAAGTGTTTCTAAGTGTTTCtaagtgtttctatgtgtttctatgtgtttctatgtgtttctaagtgtttctatgtgtttctaagtgtttctaagtgtttctaagtgtttctatgtgtttctaagtgtttctaagtgtttctaagtgtttctatgtgtttctaagtgtttctatgtgtttctaagtgtttctaagtgtttctatgtgtttctatgtgtttctaagtgtttctaagtgtttctatgtgtttctaaGTGTTTCTAATCGTTTCTATGCGTTTCTATGCGTTTCTAAGCGTTTCtaagtgtttctatgtgtttctaagtgtttctatgtgtttctaagtgtttctatgtgtttctaagtgtttctatgtgtttctaagtgtttctaagtgtttctaagtgtttctatgtgtttctaagtgtttctatgtgtttctaagtgtttctaagtgtttctaagtgtttctatgtgtttctaagtgtttctaagtgtttctatgtgtttctatgtgtttctaagtgtttctaagtgtttctaagtgtttctatgtgtttctaagtgtttctatgtgtttctatgtgtttctatgtgtttctatgtgtttctaagtgtttctatgtgtttctaagtgtttctatgtgtttctaagtgtttctaagtgtttctatgtgtttctatgtgtttctaagtgtttctaagtgtttctatgtgtttctaagtgtttctatgtgtttctatgtgtttctaagtgtttctatgtgtttctatgtgtttctatgtgtttctatgtgtttctatgtgtttctaagtgtttctaagtgtttctaagtgtttctaagtgtttctatgtgtttctaagtgtttctatgtgtttctatgtgtttctatgtgtttctaagtgtttctaagtgtttctaagtgtttctaagtgtttctatgtgtttctcagtgtgtctatgtgtttctaagtgtttctatgtgtttctatgtgtttctatgtgtttctatgtgtttctatGATGCAGAAGATTAAGTTCAAAGCGGGGACGCCCAGAGTAGGACgagtaaaaccagaaaaaagcTCTAACACTTCCTCCCAGGCCCTCCCATGTTTCATTTAGTCTTGTAGCACAtaaaattcactttttaaaaatcttttgagcattcagtggtggaaagtaactaagtacatttactcaagtactgtacttcagtacaattttgatgaagatgtactttacttgggtattcccatgttatgtaactttatacttctacttcactacattttgagggtagatattgtactttttactccactacatttagcagacagctttagttacttttcaggtcgagatttaacataaaaaacaacaatttaaagtgatttgacatttgttgaaattaaacctcataacagtaagTTAAGAAGATAAAATGAATCCTGcctgagaaaattaaaatgctgcttacataaatgcatcaataatatttataaaacaatctgagtggggccatgctgcataacaagcacttttgatactttgagtacattttctgatacttttgtacttttacttcagtgacttttgaatgcaggacttttacttgcagtagagtcatttcacagtgtgtattagtacttttactgtagtgaaggatctggatactttttccaccactgtgtgcatgagctaaatatatatacatatatatatatatacatacagtacaggccaaaagtttggacacacaccttctcattcaatgcgtttttctttattttcatgactatttacattgtagattcatcaaaactatgaatgaacacatgtggaattatgtacttaacaaaaaagtgtgaaataactgaaaacatgtcttgtattttagattcctcaaagtaaccaccctttgcttactagaatataagacatgttttcagttatttcacactttttttgttaagtacataattccacatgtgttcattcatagttttgatgaatctacaatgtaaatagtcatgaaaataaaggaaacgcattgaatgagaaggtgtgtccaaacttttggcctgtactgtacatatatatatattatttttaggaCTTTGAAGTCTCTGTAATAATACACTGTGAAAGGGGACATTGTACACAGTGAGGACTTTTTAACTCTCAGTGTATTTTCCTGGTTACGCCTTCATCTGTGGACAATCTAAACAATCTAAAGTTAAACTGGACCTGTTTGGAAGCCCCATTTAACTCACTCCAATCTTCTTTTTTGCCCCCAACTATTTGTAGAAAAGGCGAAGCACATGGTTGAACACTTCATAGTGTCGTCTCATGGTTGGATCCACTCACCAtggcaacacacacagaggcccaGCAGCGTCCACACAGCCACCTGCAGCTCAGCAGACCAGACGTCCATCTCTACCGGAGGAGAGTCGCTCACAGTGAGAAGATCGGCTCGCTGTCAGCGCCAGAACCATCTCCTCCACACCTGCCGGTCTCCGTGGGAACCGGCTGAACAGGACAAGAGATTCTGAACGTGTGATGTGTGAAAGAGGAAGTCAGCACATGACTGCTGATCGCTGATCTGAGCGCAGGAAGTTGCTCCATTCCCCCACACCcagcacactgtgtgtgtgtgtgtgtgtgtgtgtgtgtgtgtgtgtgtgtgtgtgtgtgcgtgtgtgtgtgtgtgtgtgtgtgtgtgtgtgagaaacgggccccaaaagtgaccaaaaaactgtcagggagaaaaaaaaatgtttttgttaaattgaAGTGATTTTTgtgattgggatttttttttaatgttacctgatttttttttttttacagcaatgtAGAACTACTGGAAAGGGTGTATCCcataaatgagtgtgtgtgtgtgtgtgtgtgtttgaaatgtACTATTAAAGGAATTAAAGTTGTGAATTTTTCTGCCattctatgtttttttcctctctttcttgtaagtttgtgtctttgtatttgtatgtgtttctGTGGTAATTATATGTCTCtttatagttttttgtgtccgtttttttttttttatgtctctgtagttgatttgtgtctgtttgtattttttgtgtctctttcctaattctatgttgttttttgtgtgcctctgtggtaattctgtgtctctttgtagttttttgtgaccctttgtagtttttgtgtttcttgttttgtgtctgtggttgGATTGCACcttgttttgcatcactttgcaGCTGTTGTGTGGCCCGCTAGAtcaggagttctcaacctttttgagtcacgacccccaatttaacacatgttgtccgcgacccccgctgaacagaatctcacacgcactgttcagatcacccaaaaaataaacaaaatgaccaaaaaaagacacaaaatgaccccaaaaagaaacaaaattaccagaaaagacacaaaacgactaaaaaaagacacaaaatgaccaaaaaaaggaaacaaattgacaaaaaaagacacaaaatgactaaaaaaagacattaagtgaccaaaaagactaaaacacattaacacatgaacactttaacacagtggagacagagctgacttccaaaatgatttggcgaccctcagaaatcatctcgcgaccccaattggggtcccgaccccaaggttgagaacagctgcgcTAGATAACCTCAtcctttaataataaaataacataataatacatttgctTTTTATATTGCTATTAAAAGGAACTCACAGTCGATCAACATAACAAAgttgagacacacacaaacacaaaatgcagaaaaataaaacagagataCGAGGTTAAGAGTTCAGGTGTGGTGGGAGTCTTGGAAAGGTTTTAAAGTGGATTTTGAAGGCGTGGAGTGAGTCTGAGTGGTGGATGTGAGTAGGAGGgttggaggagcagaggaggaggtccagagggttggaggagcagaggaggaggtccagagggttggaggagcagaggaggagctctgtctctggtcctggtgatggaggtCAGAAggtctctgtggtcatttgagtcatcttttttaaaacacccTTCCTTTGTGTTATAGTCCCACTGGTGAACTTCCttaattagtgtgtgtgtgtgtgtgtgtgtgcgtgtgtgtgtgtgtgtgcgtgtgtttgaaaattagtattatatgaattaaagttgtcaatttttctgtcattttatgttattcttATACTCTCTTTGCatcactttgttgttgttgttttgtctctttgtatccttgtgtctctgtggtaattctgtgtctctttatagttttTCTGTGTCCgtttgtagtttttgtttccatagatttttgtgtctttttatatgtttttgggttctgtttgtattttttgtgtttcttaatAGTTCTTTGtggctctttgtagtttttgtgtctctttgtcataattttgtgtctctttgtagtttttgtgtctctttgtcataattttgtgtctctttgtagtttttgtgtctctttgtagtcattttgcgtctgcagtttgtgtttcttgttttgtggTTAGATTGAAccttttaataattgttttgcATCACTCTGCAGCTGTTGTGTGCCCCTCAAATAatcttttaataataaaataatataatatacatttgatatatttgatatctgtatatatatatttatttatttattatatatatatattatgtgtgtAGGGAGGGAGGTCCAGAGGgttggaggagcagaggaggaggtctgtctctggtcctggtgatggaggtCAGAAggtctctgtggtcatttgagtcatcttttttaaaacacccTTCCTTTGTGTTATAGTCCCACTGGTGAACTTccttaatttgtgtgtgtgtgtgtttgaaaattAGTATTATATGAATTAAAGTagtcaatttttgtcatttttttcattttatgttatttttatactctctttgcatcactttgttgttggttttttgtctctttgtatccttgtgtgtctctgtggtaattctgtgtctctttacagtttttctgtgtctgtttgtagttttgtgtgtgtgtccttagaattttgtgtgttttatatgtttttgggatctgtttgtatttttttgtgcctgttttttttttgtttgtagttttttgtctgGTAAtagattttgtgtctctttgtattttttatgtctgttgtttttgtgtttttttgtatgtttttgggttctgtttgtatttattaatagttttttgtgtctctttgtagtttttgtgtgtaattattgtcataattttgcgtctctgtagtttgtgtttcttgttttgtggTTAGATTGAAccttttaataattgttttgcATCACTCTGCAGCTGTTGTGTGCCCCTCGAATAgtctttaataataaaataatataatatacatttgatttatttgatatacagtacaggccaaaagtttggacacaccttctcattcaatgcatttcctttattttcatgactatttacattgtagattcatcaaaactatgaatgaacacatgtggaattatgtacttaacaaaaaagtgagaaataactgaaaacatgtcttatattctagtaagcaaagggtggttactttgaggaatctaaaatacaagacatgttttcagttatttcacactttttttgttaagtacataattccatatgtgttcattcatagttttgatgaatctacaatgtaaatagtcatgaaaataaagaaaaacgcattgaatgagaaggtgtgtgtccaaacttttggcctgtactgtatgtatatttatttattttatatatatatatatatatatatatataggcagCAGTGGAGGAGCTCTGTCTctggtcctggtgatggaggtCAGAAggtctctgtggtcatttgagtcatcttttttaaaacacccTTCCTTTTAGTTAGACACCCACTGGTGAACTTCCTTAATTTCTGCCTATATAAGTGCGCTACTGTATCCAGACCTGGGTGTTCTCCTGCTGACGGGTTCTCCTGCTGACGGTTCTCCTGCTGACGGTTCTCCTGCTCCACTGGTTGCTGTCTCCAGGTGGAAGATGACGATGCTGCTGGTTTTGGCGGCGGTGCTTCTCACTGATGGAGTCTCTGCAGCAAACACAGTGGTAGGTAACACACTGAACGCTGATCAATAAGACGAtcctaaagtacattttgttctGACGATGTTCATGATTTCTCTTTAGAACTCGGGGGTGAAGCGCTACCTGCCGCTGAACCTGGCTCTGAAGTCTGTAGACGACATGTACGACGGCTGCAAAGACAAAATGGACGAGGCGGTGAAGGGATACCTGCAGAACCAGCTGGGACAGTTCAGATCACAGTGGGACTGGGCGATGaaccaggagcagcaggagccagcctcctcctccctgaAGAAGCAGGaggcagcctcctcctcctccctgaagAAGGAGGAGGCTGGCTCCTCCTCCCTGAAGAAGGAGGAGGCTGCAGCTATTCTCGTCTACACTTCTAGTCTGTATGTCGACTTCAATAATGCCGTTCGGAGCCAGAAGTCTCAGTACAAGAAGTCGTTCCAGTACCACACGCTTCACTTCTACCTGACCAGCGCCATCCAAGCTCTCCGCTCCCACAGACTCAGCTTCCTCCGTCCCGGGGACGACGGCTGTCTCAGCGTCTTCAGGAGGACCGACAGGGACTTTCGCCGAGACGTAGTCAACAAAAACGTTCGCTTCGGCTCCTTCGCCTCGTCCTCACTGGACACCAGCCAGGTCAGTTTTGGAGACAGCTCGTGCTTCGAGGTGGTCACGTGCCTGGGAGCAGACATCTCCATGTTCTCCATGTTTCCACAGGAGAGAGAAGTGCTGATTCCTCCTTACGAGGTCTTCAAAGTGGTCCAGATAAAGAAGAGATCTCAGCAGCCAGACCTTCCATGTGAGGTGGTCTACACGCTGAGCAGCACCAAGAAGCCTGTGTCCAAGCTGAACTGtgctctctttaaaaaaaagaaacaactctCAAGTGTTAGACACGGTTAACAtgtcagataataataataattatctcataataatgagataatatttcatcatttcaAGAACAGCAAATTGTCTTTAATCAGTATTTATGCAAATATGGATTTGTTAACGTGATATTTGCACAATTCGGCAATGTCAAATTGAATTTAAAGGTTCTAGAACagaaaatgcatgaaattcaTTGTTGATCCGTATTgaaatgtttgaataaatatgAACAATTGTTGAGTTGTatacaataaaagtaaaacattgttGTAATTAAATTGGAATGTGTCCTACAAAGTTACTGTATGAAAACTGTTtgagagaataaataaacaccctCGTGTTTCTCAAGTTGTGCATCTTTCTTCAATGTTTTTACACTGacagtattttatcattttaaacaatCATCAGTCAAAACCTAAAATCATTTTCTTcctaactaaaaaaaatacaactttatCATGTTGTTGtaccttaaaaaagacaaagaaaagcttAAAAGTATAGAGATTTTATTGTCTAAGgtaaatatatttgtgtgtagTCTCTTTCCTTTGATAATCACCATTTGAATCCTCTGAATCCCACCAAACCATTACTGGGTCTGAAAGGTTTGTTTGAGCATGTTTGACATGTTTTAccttttaaacttttaatttgtttcAATAATTTCGGCTGTGTTAATGCTTATTATAAAGTGCATCCAAAACAGAGCCGGTCAGACCCTtcaggacaaaaaatgacccattaaccctctgaacccaccGAAAAAAAGTTAAGAGTTTGTTTAAAAGACGGCAAAAATacagaaagtgtaaaaacaggcatcatCAGATTACTTTCCCTGAACAGATCGGATACTAAAgcttctgttataaaaagtgaccagaacttttgttaaaatgttgataatagtgtcagaatctctttattctacatgtgtcatttaaaataaggctgtttacacagagcagaggggagaggacaggagaggctgtttacacagagcagagaggagaggacaggagaggctgtttacacagagctgagaggagaggacaggagaggctgtttacacagagctgagaggagaggacaggagaggctgtttacacagagctgagaggagaggacaggagaggctgtttacacagagcagagaggagaggacaggagaggctgtttacacagagcagagaggagaggacaggagaggctgtttacacagagcagagaggagaggacaggagaggctgtttacacagagcagaggggagaggacaggagaggctgtttacacagagaagagaggagaggacaggagaggctgtttacacagagcagagaggagaggacaggagaggctgtttacacagagcagaggggagaggacaggagaggctgtttacacagagcagaggggagaggacaggagaggctgtttacacagagcagagaggagaggacaggagaggctgtttacagagagcagagaggagaggacaggagaggctgtttacacagagcagagaggagaggacaggagaggctgtttacacagagcagagaggagaggacaggagaggctgtttacacagagctgagaggagaggacaggagaggctgtttacacagagcagagaggagaggacaggagaggctgtttacacagagctgagaggagaggacaggagaggctgtttacacagagcagagaggagaggacaggagaggctgtttacacagagcagagaggagaggacaggagaggctgtttacacagagctgagaggagaggacaggagaggctgtttacacagagctgagaggagaggacaggagaggctgtttacacagagcagagaggagaggacaggagaggctgtttacacagagcagagaggagaggacaggagaggctgtttacacagagcagagaggagaggacaggagaggctgtttacacagagcagaggggagaggacaggagaggctgtttacacagagaagagaggagaggacaggagaggctgtttacacagagcagagaggagaggacaggagaggctgtttacacagagcagaggggagaggacaggagaggctgtttacacagagcagaggggagaggacaggagaggctgtttacacagagcagagaggagaggacaggagaggctgtttacacagagcagagaggagaggacaggagaggctgtttacacagagcagaggggagaggacaggagaggctgtttacacagagcagaggggagaggacaggagaggctgtttacacagagcagagaggagaggacaggagaggctgtttacagagagcagagaggagaggacaggagaggctgtttacacagagcagagaggagaggacaggagaggctgtttacagagagcagagaggagaggacaggagaggctgtttacacagagctgagaggagaggacaggagaggctgtttacacagagcagagaggagaggacaggagaggctgtttacacagagct
The DNA window shown above is from Centropristis striata isolate RG_2023a ecotype Rhode Island unplaced genomic scaffold, C.striata_1.0 Scaffold_69, whole genome shotgun sequence and carries:
- the LOC131968038 gene encoding ecto-ADP-ribosyltransferase 5-like translates to MTMLLVLAAVLLTDGVSAANTVNSGVKRYLPLNLALKSVDDMYDGCKDKMDEAVKGYLQNQLGQFRSQWDWAMNQEQQEPASSSLKKQEAASSSSLKKEEAGSSSLKKEEAAAILVYTSSLYVDFNNAVRSQKSQYKKSFQYHTLHFYLTSAIQALRSHRLSFLRPGDDGCLSVFRRTDRDFRRDVVNKNVRFGSFASSSLDTSQVSFGDSSCFEVVTCLGADISMFSMFPQEREVLIPPYEVFKVVQIKKRSQQPDLPCEVVYTLSSTKKPVSKLNCALFKKKKQLSSVRHG